A single genomic interval of Helianthus annuus cultivar XRQ/B chromosome 13, HanXRQr2.0-SUNRISE, whole genome shotgun sequence harbors:
- the LOC110877063 gene encoding CDT1-like protein a, chloroplastic yields MDQKQHEVEQTVNILPAAQKSCSEFSTPTKKPYIHETPSFDVGLVTPTPQKTEETVNNRCKKENAKSSEKQAMDQNPYEVEEDADILPVAHKSCSELFSPTKKPQIHEISHLDSGSVSPTLEKTEETVNDSCKKEPAELPEKYKLLSELFDRMTTSLRLLNLRKQLPSFQNIRRVVEALTLRKFSYKNLAQIKFILPEAVQTDKILLHNKKTLCMEPDIKVTLLFDVVEGHNEHSDYIALSRLVSTRLFKIFNEHSEDYDVPEAELPEPFNRKEITISANPLPMNSSVRILPNVDETEPLNASHLPPSFKRRFSAIPSVKQETALEVANENTPMKNPLVINELNIETPDLSTPKRSVGTEDNKPKSMVNLKTMGSSLFAKRILDFSKVDEENAFLDVNVVSDSGPSAKN; encoded by the exons ATGGATCAAAAACAGCACGAGGTTGAACAAACGGTCAACATTTTACCCGCGGCTCAAAAATCATGCTCAGAATTTTCGACTCCAACAAAAAAACCGTATATTCATGAGACCCCAAGCTTTGACGTTGGTTTGGTCACACCGACACCTCAGAAGACCGAAGAGACTGTGAACAACAGGTGCAAAAAAGAAAATGCTAAATCTTCAGAGAA GCAAGCCATGGATCAAAATCCGTACGAGGTTGAAGAAGATGCAGATATTTTACCTGTGGCTCATAAATCATGCTCAGAATTATTTAGCCCAACAAAAAAACCACAAATTCATGAAATTTCGCATTTAGATTCTGGTTCGGTGTCTCCGACACTGGAGAAGACAGAAGAGACTGTGAATGACAGTTGCAAAAAGGAACCTGCTGAACTCCCTGAGAA GTACAAGCTTCTTTCTGAGCTTTTTGACCGTATGACTACTTCATTAAGGCTGCTTAATCTGCGTAAACAGTTGCCCAGTTTTCAGAATATACGTCGTGTAGTGGAAGCACTTACATTGAG GAAGTTTTCTTACAAAAATCTTGCACAGATAAAGTTCATTCTTCCTGAGGCCGTTCAGACCGATAAGATTTTATTACACAACAAAAAGACTTTGTGCATGGAACCAGACATTAAAGTTACATTGCTCTTTGATGTCGTTGAAGGTCACAATGAACACTCCGATTATATCGCTCTTTCTCGTCTAGTTTCAACTagacttttcaaaattttcaatgaaCATTCAGAG GATTATGATGTGCCTGAGGCTGAACTACCAGAGCCATTTAACCGAAAAGAAATTACTATTTCTGCAAACCCGTTACCCATGAACTCATCAGTCCGAATACTACCAAATGTTGATGAAACCGAGCCACTTAACGCTTCTCACTTGCCTCCGTCTTTTAAAAGACGCTTCTCAGCAATTCCGTCTGTGAAACAAGAAACGGCTCTCGAGGTTGCTAACGAAAACACGCCGATGAAAAATCCGTTAGTGATTAACGAGTTAAATATCGAAACACCGGATTTGTCAACTCCGAAGAGATCAGTGGGTACTGAGGATAACAAGCCTAAGAGCATGGTTAATTTGAAAACAATGGGAAGCAGTTTATTTGCAAAACGGATCCTTGATTTTTCAAAAGTTGATGAAGAAAACGCGTTTTTGGATGTAAACGTCGTTTCTGATAGTGGTCCTTCCGCAAAG AATTAA
- the LOC110877062 gene encoding 60S ribosomal protein L21-1 — translation MPAGHGLRSRTRDLFARGFRKKGTIHLSTYLRTYHVGDYVDVKVNGAVHKGMPHKFYHGRTGQVWNVTKRAIGVEMNKQVGNRIIKKRIHVRIEHVMPSRCTEEFKQRVKKNDQLKAEAKAKGVVISTKRQPLGPKPGFMVEGTTLETVTPIPYDVVNDLKGGY, via the exons ATGCCGGCCGGACATGGATTAAGGTCACGAACAAGAGATCTGTTCGCTAGAGGGTTCAGGAAGAAGGGTACCATTCATCTTTCAACTTATCTCAGAACCTACCACGTCGGAGATTATGTCGATGTTAAGGTGAACGGAGCCGTGCACAAAGGTATGCCGCATAAGTTCTACCATGGCCGTACCGGTCAGGTCTGGAACGTTACAAAGAGAGCTATTGGTGTTGAGATGAACAAGCag GTTGGCAACAGAATCATCAAGAAAAGAATCCATGTGCGCATTGAGCACGTGATGCCATCCAGGTGCACCGAAGAGTTCAAGCAAAGGGTGAAGAAGAATGATCAACTAAAAGCCGAAGCCAAGGCTAAGGGTGTCGTCATCAGTACCAAAAGACAACCTTTGGGACCCAAACCAGGATTTATGGTTGAAGGAACAACTCTAGAGACCGTTACTCCTATTCCGTACGATGTTGTCAACGATCTCAAGGGTGGATACTAG
- the LOC110875180 gene encoding uncharacterized protein LOC110875180, translated as MKLQWRGDAFKDCLQNASKAYTVPDFEAKMEELRLYNIEAYNWLASIPPIHWSRSHFTGRAQSDVVLNNMCEVLNARTVNGRDKPIISALEFVREYLMQRIVNVIRKIRQTNGPLTPRVAKIFENTKKLAANYNVRWSGGTKYQVSGKVTVDGAATHKQYVVDVVDRVCTCREWEVSGIPCRHAVAVNWDMAMNGQEVGPPESWVNECYYLETWKRVYSHTIGPINGRELWPKSQVPTNLTPPLHHTPIGRPKKKRRKDAVELQDEVERASQARNKRNRAAEADNEQAVVGGKFTRKWKSVKCQKCGEKGHNQRTCGRTKTVVGPKKGKKGKKKKDGNQPTEAGEGAPTV; from the exons ATGAAACTTCAATGGAGAGGAGATGCCTTCAAGGATTGTCTTCAAAATGCATCCAAAGCTTATACAGTTCCAGATTTTGAAGCAAAAATGGAGGAGTTGAGGTTGTACAACATTGAAGCTTATAATTGGTTGGCAAGTATTCCACCCATTCACTGGAGCAGGTCTCATTTTACAG GTAGGGCACAATCTGATGTGGTGCTGAACAACATGTGTGAAGTCTTGAATGCAAGGACAGTCAATGGTCGAGACAAGCCTATAATTTCTGCTTTGGAGTTTGTCAGAGAGTATCTAATGCAGAGGATAGTGAATGTCATCAGGAAGATTCGGCAGACAAATGGTCCACTTACTCCTAGAGTTGCAAAGATCtttgaaaacacaaagaaattaGCTGCAAATTATAATGTTAGGTGGAGTGGTGGGACAAAGTATCAAGTCAGTGGTAAGGTCACAGTGGATGGTGCTGCAACACATAAACAGTATGTTGTGGATGTTGTGGATAGGGTTTGCACTTGTAGAGAATGGGAAGTTTCAGGAATCCCTTGTAGGCATGCTGTGGCTGTCAATTGGGACATGGCaatgaatggccaagaggttgGACCCCCAGAATCATGGGTTAATGAATGTTATTATCTTGAAACATGGAAGAGGGTTTACAGTCATACCATTGGTCCCATTAATGGTAGAGAATTATGGCCAAAATCACAGGTTCCAACCAACCTAACCCCACCTCTACACCACACACCTATCGGCAGACCTAAGAAGAAAAGAAGGAAGGATGCTGTGGAGTTGCAGGATGAAGTTGAAAGGGCTTCACAAGCAAGAAACAAGAGAAACAGGGCTGCTGAAGCTGATAACGAGCAGGCTGTGGTTGGTGGCAAATTCACAAGAAAATGGAAGTCCGTGAAGTGCCAGAAGTGTGGTGAAAAGGGCCACAACCAAAGAACTTGTGGAAGGACCAAAACAGTTGTCGGGCCGAAGAAAGGGAAGAAAGgtaagaagaagaaagatggtaatCAACCTACTGAGGCTGGTGAGGGAGCTCCAACTGTTTAA
- the LOC118485641 gene encoding uncharacterized protein LOC118485641: MKDDDPQHPNNNRQWNFRSNSEYVKPFVPETVYDGFENFFSIKLLYGGVFTPSPGRKYAFGKAAYVDYCNIEEFLVHEIDWMVRDLQLYVPDVKFYYHFKIPELDLDVGLCPLGNDGDVRLLAKYVAKNKLIKVFIEHGETKVKNYFSPTQSSKVVIQELENEGGAVNTIQRPRRKKLRVSKNLLLQWKDVTDVEGSEAADKVINDVTDVEEGNTGGV; encoded by the exons ATGAAGGACGACGATCCTCAACATCCAAACAACAACCGTCAGTGGAATTTCCGGTCCAATTCTGAGTATGTGAAGCCGTTTGTACCAGAGACTGTTTACG ATGGTTTTGAGAACTTTTTCAGCATAAAACTTCTTTATGGTGGTGTGTTTACTCCGTCACCAGGAAGAAAATACGCTTTTGGCAAAGCTGCTTATGTTGACTACTGCAACATTGAGGAATTTTTAGTGCATGAAATCGATTGGATGGTGAGAGATCTTCAACTATATGTTCCTGATGTGAAGTTCTATTACCATTTTAAGATTCCTGAGTTAGATTTAGATGTTGGATTATGTCCTTTAGGTAATGATGGTGATGTTAGGCTTTTGGCCAAATATGTTGCAAAAAACAAACTTATTAAGGTGTTTATAGAACATGGTGAAACCAAGGTTAAAAATTACTTTAGTCCGACACAATCGTCGAAGGTGGTTATTCAAGAATTAGAGAATGAGGGGGGTGCTGTTAATACCATTCAAAGGCCTAGAAGAAAGAAACTTAGGGTATCAAAAAATCTGTTACTTCAATGGAAAGATGTAACTGATGTAGAAGGTTCAGAGGCTGCTGATAAGGTAATTAATGATGTAACTGATGTTGAAGAGGGTAACACAGGTGGTGTATAG
- the LOC110877061 gene encoding mRNA-decapping enzyme-like protein isoform X1: MSQSGKLMPNLDQNSTKILNLTVLQRMDPYIEEILITAAHVTFYEFNVDLNQWSRKDVEGSLFVVKRNTQPRFQFIVMNRRNTAENLVENLLGDFEFELQVPYLLYRNASQEVNGIWFYNTRECEDVANLFTRILGAYSKVPSKQKVNKSEFEELEAVPTSAVIEGPLEPGLTSSRTTDVPEDSSFVNFFSTAMNLGHNNNNTPNPVSSIQPYHNSTTIPLSSREVPSPVVNTPPLQIPSSYTSLPQHDSVDQVNSTNHVTNLIKPLSFFTPSSSSSSAPLVRQPSAPVPVSTLQPPLNVQRSVGIPLLQPFPPPTPPVSLTPTAASGPLHGPLTREKVREAVVMLAQDNQFIDMFYNALLKVHQS; the protein is encoded by the exons ATGTCTCAATCTGGAAAACTAATGCCCAATCTCGACCAAAACAGCACTAAGATCCTCAATCTCACCGTTCTTCAGCGGATGGATCCTTACATCGAAGAGATCTTAATCACCGCCGCTCACGTCACCTTCTACGAATTCAACGTCGACCTCAATCAATGG AGTCGTAAGGACGTTGAAGGGTCTCTCTTTGTGGTCAAGAG GAACACTCAGCCAAGATTCCAGTTTATAGTAATGAATCGACGAAATACAG cAGAAAACCTTGTGGAGAACCTGTTAGGAGATTTTGAGTTTGAACTTCAAGTTCCGTATCTATTGTATCGAAATGCTTCTCAAGAAGTCAATGGTATTTGGTTCTACAATACGCGCGAGTGTGAGGATGTTGCAAACCTTTTTACTAG GATACTTGGTGCATATTCAAAGGTTCCTTCAAAGCAGAAAGTGAACAAAAG TGAGTTTGAAGAACTTGAAGCAGTGCCTACGTCTGCTGTAATTGAAGGACCACTGGAGCCAGGGTTGACCTCCTCTCGGACTACAGACGTACCTGAAGATTCTTCATTTGTCAACTTCTTTAGT ACTGCTATGAATTTGggacataataataataatactccaAATCCAGTTAGTTCAATACAGCCGTACCATAATTCAACAACAATTCCTTTATCTTCCCGTGAAGTACCTTCGCCCGTGGTCAACACTCCACCATTGCAGATCCCCTCATCCTACACATCACTGCCGCAACATGACAGTGTTGACCAGGTCAACAGCACCAACCACGTAACCAATCTCATTAAACCTCTTTCTTTCTTTACACCATCCTCTTCGTCTTCTTCTGCTCCATTAGTAAGACAGCCTTCAGCACCTGTGCCGGTTTCCACCCTTCAGCCGCCACTGAATGTACAAAGAAGTGTCGGTATTCCCTTGCTTCAGCCATTCCCTCCGCCCACACCACCGGTATCACTCACTCCTACTGCCGCTTCTGGTCCATTGCATGGACCGTTGACTAGGGAAAAAGTCAGAGAGGCTGTTGTAATGCTTGCACAG
- the LOC110877061 gene encoding mRNA-decapping enzyme-like protein isoform X2: MSQSGKLMPNLDQNSTKILNLTVLQRMDPYIEEILITAAHVTFYEFNVDLNQWSRKDVEGSLFVVKRNTQPRFQFIVMNRRNTENLVENLLGDFEFELQVPYLLYRNASQEVNGIWFYNTRECEDVANLFTRILGAYSKVPSKQKVNKSEFEELEAVPTSAVIEGPLEPGLTSSRTTDVPEDSSFVNFFSTAMNLGHNNNNTPNPVSSIQPYHNSTTIPLSSREVPSPVVNTPPLQIPSSYTSLPQHDSVDQVNSTNHVTNLIKPLSFFTPSSSSSSAPLVRQPSAPVPVSTLQPPLNVQRSVGIPLLQPFPPPTPPVSLTPTAASGPLHGPLTREKVREAVVMLAQDNQFIDMFYNALLKVHQS, translated from the exons ATGTCTCAATCTGGAAAACTAATGCCCAATCTCGACCAAAACAGCACTAAGATCCTCAATCTCACCGTTCTTCAGCGGATGGATCCTTACATCGAAGAGATCTTAATCACCGCCGCTCACGTCACCTTCTACGAATTCAACGTCGACCTCAATCAATGG AGTCGTAAGGACGTTGAAGGGTCTCTCTTTGTGGTCAAGAG GAACACTCAGCCAAGATTCCAGTTTATAGTAATGAATCGACGAAATACAG AAAACCTTGTGGAGAACCTGTTAGGAGATTTTGAGTTTGAACTTCAAGTTCCGTATCTATTGTATCGAAATGCTTCTCAAGAAGTCAATGGTATTTGGTTCTACAATACGCGCGAGTGTGAGGATGTTGCAAACCTTTTTACTAG GATACTTGGTGCATATTCAAAGGTTCCTTCAAAGCAGAAAGTGAACAAAAG TGAGTTTGAAGAACTTGAAGCAGTGCCTACGTCTGCTGTAATTGAAGGACCACTGGAGCCAGGGTTGACCTCCTCTCGGACTACAGACGTACCTGAAGATTCTTCATTTGTCAACTTCTTTAGT ACTGCTATGAATTTGggacataataataataatactccaAATCCAGTTAGTTCAATACAGCCGTACCATAATTCAACAACAATTCCTTTATCTTCCCGTGAAGTACCTTCGCCCGTGGTCAACACTCCACCATTGCAGATCCCCTCATCCTACACATCACTGCCGCAACATGACAGTGTTGACCAGGTCAACAGCACCAACCACGTAACCAATCTCATTAAACCTCTTTCTTTCTTTACACCATCCTCTTCGTCTTCTTCTGCTCCATTAGTAAGACAGCCTTCAGCACCTGTGCCGGTTTCCACCCTTCAGCCGCCACTGAATGTACAAAGAAGTGTCGGTATTCCCTTGCTTCAGCCATTCCCTCCGCCCACACCACCGGTATCACTCACTCCTACTGCCGCTTCTGGTCCATTGCATGGACCGTTGACTAGGGAAAAAGTCAGAGAGGCTGTTGTAATGCTTGCACAG